Genomic segment of Parageobacillus genomosp. 1:
TATCAAGCGGTTCATGAAAAAGATGTATCCATTTACCATGAGGAAAAAGACCGTTGGAAACAACTGAAAAATGCGGTATTCCATGTGTATTTAGCGTTATTCCAGCAATACACCGGCCTCATCCAGCAATGGGGCATTTTAACGGGCGTGCGTCCGGTCAAGCTGTTGCATCAAAAATTGCGCTCCGGGCTTTCGCAAGAGGAAGCACACCGCCAACTTCGCGAAGATTATTTAGTCACCGATGAAAAAATAGCCCTTATGCAGGACATCGTCGACCGCCAACTCACGGTCGTGCCGGATTTATACGATCTCGCCCATGAAGTAAGCATTTATATCGGCATTCCGTTTTGCCCGACGAAATGTGCCTATTGCACGTTTCCGGCCTATGCCATTAACGGGCGCCAAGGTTCCGTCGATGCCTTTTTAGCCGGGCTGCATTACGAAATGCGCGCAATCGGCCGTTTTTTAAAAGAGCGTGGCATTAACATTACGACGATTTACTACGGCGGCGGCACGCCAACGAGCATCACCGCCGACGAAATGGATCGGCTGTATGCGGAAATGTATGAATCGTTTCCAAATGTTGAACGCGTCCGTGAAATCACGGTCGAAGCGGGGCGTCCTGACACGATTACGCCGGAGAAGCTGAACGTCCTGAAAAAATGGAACATTGACCGCATCAGCATTAATCCGCAGTCGTACATTCAAGAAACGTTAAAAGCGATCGGCCGCCACCATACGGTCGACGAAACGATCGAAAAA
This window contains:
- a CDS encoding coproporphyrinogen III oxidase: MLLRIEIQGLHDIERFQRPLEVITGLFYEEYELTFAPLSDTDITVTLSVSGDEHIHVRGILTERSTGNIYQAVHEKDVSIYHEEKDRWKQLKNAVFHVYLALFQQYTGLIQQWGILTGVRPVKLLHQKLRSGLSQEEAHRQLREDYLVTDEKIALMQDIVDRQLTVVPDLYDLAHEVSIYIGIPFCPTKCAYCTFPAYAINGRQGSVDAFLAGLHYEMRAIGRFLKERGINITTIYYGGGTPTSITADEMDRLYAEMYESFPNVERVREITVEAGRPDTITPEKLNVLKKWNIDRISINPQSYIQETLKAIGRHHTVDETIEKFHLARGMGMNNINMDLIIGLPGEGIKEFSYTLAQTEKLMPESLTVHTLSFKRASEMTKNKAKYKVADREEISEMMKAAQDWTKRHGYVPYYLYRQKNILGNLENVGYALPGQESIYNIMIMEEQQSIIGLGCGASSKFVDPKTRKITRFANPKEPKVYNEHFVHYTEEKLKMLEELFG